A genomic segment from Aegilops tauschii subsp. strangulata cultivar AL8/78 chromosome 1, Aet v6.0, whole genome shotgun sequence encodes:
- the LOC109761972 gene encoding F-box protein At5g49610, protein MDPRAGLEAMPPGGGEGEGEGEHGITVQSHPPATVRLDEDDPPHSTPPLSDVPPVASKEKKQNLEQEQQPMPNVPEGALVEILSRVPYRSLCRFKCVSKPWLALCSAPDIRKRSPQTLSGFFYYEGQRLCFRNLSGRGPPLDPSLPFLRHSYKNVHVEQFCDSLLLCNCWNSCFSSKRDYVVCNPATQEWIVLPPVVFLGQDQEVSHDCPPSVYLGFEAAVPSRFVVFATPYNRGGLSGEMAIYSSETGQWTYVQTKWASESLLELTRNIRVFLNGTMHLSTRYNYNTMLTVDAEGKVWREIPMPSPKKSVIFCIGQSQGRLYAWQMAYRYGCELYIWVLEDYGTGKWAQKHTVNVLELFGRHCRKDGQYYEMFAFHPDCNVIFLTDEKEMTVSYDMDSQKVSVICTKGMKGMPYTPCFAELQSASH, encoded by the exons ATGGATCCGCGGGCCGGGCTGGAGGCGATGCCGccaggaggaggagaaggagaaggagaaggcgAGCATGGCATCACGGTGCAGAGCCACCCACCGGCGACCGTCCGCCTCGACGAGGACGACCCGCCCCATTCTACGCCGCCGCTCTCCGACGTTCCTCCGGTAGCTTCCAAG GAGAAGAAGCAGAATCTGGAGCAGGAGCAGCAGCCCATGCCGAACGTTCCCGAGGGCGCCCTCGTCGAGATCCTTTCGCGGGTGCCCTACAGGTCCCTCTGCCGCTTCAAGTGTGTGTCCAAGCCGTGGCTCGCCCTCTGCTCCGCCCCCGACATCCGCAAGAGGTCGCCGCAGACCCTCTCCGGCTTCTTCTACTATGAAGGCCAACGCCTTTGTTTCCGCAATTTGTCAGGGAGAGGTCCGCCTCTCGACCCATCTCTCCCTTTCTTGCGCCACAGCTACAAAAACGTTCATGTCGAACAATTCTGTGATAGTCTTCTCCTCTGCAACTGCTGGAATTCGTGTTTTTCAAGCAAACGTGATTATGTTGTGTGCAATCCTGCCACACAAGAGTGGATTGTGCTACCTCCTGTGGTATTTTTGGGTCAGGATCAAGAGGTCAGCCACGACTGCCCACCAAGTGTTTACTTGGGCTTCGAAGCCGCTGTTCCATCCCGCTTTGTGGTGTTTGCAACACCTTACAATCGTGGTGGTCTTTCTGGAGAAATGGCGATCTACTCGTCAGAAACTGGACAGTGGACTTATGTGCAGACTAAGTGGGCATCCGAATCTCTCCTGGAGCTTACTAGAAACATACGTGTCTTCTTGAATGGCACTATGCATTTGAGTACCCGTTATAACTATAATACAATGCTCACTGTTGACGCGGAGGGCAAAGTTTGGAGGGAGATTCCAATGCCATCGCCAAAGAAATCTGTTATTTTTTGCATTGGGCAGTCTCAAGGACGCTTGTATGCGTGGCAGATGGCTTATCGTTATGGTTGCGAACTCTATATTTGGGTTCTTGAGGATTATGGTACTGGAAAGTGGGCCCAGAAGCATACTGTCAATGTTTTGGAACTGTTTGGAAGGCATTGTCGCAAAGATGGTCAATATTATGAGATGTTTGCATTTCATCCAGATTGTAATGTGATTTTCCTTACCGACGAGAAGGAGATGACAGTGTCATACGACATGGATAGTCAGAAAGTGAGTGTTATCTGCACTAAAGGCATGAAGGGTATGCCTTATACTCCCTGTTTTGCAGAACTGCAATCAGCTAGTCATTGA